One window of Myxococcales bacterium genomic DNA carries:
- the tnpB gene encoding IS66 family insertion sequence element accessory protein TnpB, which translates to MRVFVAVAPLDMRGSFDALAGAVRGMGLDPVDGHLYLFLNKRRRIAKALWFDGSGWCVLAKRLEAGSFQLPLLDGDKPQVVIDGSAFASLLAGIDFTAARRGWYRRPRFEKARKGIDTDLQV; encoded by the coding sequence GTGCGCGTGTTCGTGGCGGTGGCCCCGCTCGACATGCGCGGCTCCTTCGACGCTCTCGCCGGCGCCGTGCGCGGCATGGGGCTCGATCCGGTCGACGGCCACTTGTATCTCTTCCTCAACAAGCGCAGGCGGATCGCGAAGGCTCTGTGGTTCGACGGGTCGGGCTGGTGTGTTCTCGCCAAGCGGCTCGAGGCTGGGAGTTTTCAGCTTCCGCTGCTGGACGGCGACAAACCGCAGGTGGTGATCGACGGCTCGGCGTTCGCCTCGCTGCTGGCCGGGATCGACTTCACAGCGGCGCGGCGCGGCTGGTACCGGCGGCCTCGATTCGAAAAAGCACGCAAGGGGATCGACACGGATCTCCAGGTATGA
- a CDS encoding transposase, protein MLRPSSRGEARRAFEDRPKAPDKPAIEPPPKKKARPTGRKPIPGHLEAEEHELRPDACGECGGAALDVVDELVEEKLHVVKEHQRRRVVRRYTCRCRACGERTTLRSLPAPYERSKVTCEWLAWLVYQKFWLLTPLDRIRRDLAERGIPVAMSTLVTFIERAADLLSGVDGLHWKQLLAGSWMATDGTGLKVIIKTPRRAQRLCGALSKPRGRGLPVRARQERPGRRREAQALPRHPHRRCRASLQ, encoded by the coding sequence TTGCTCCGCCCGTCGTCGAGGGGAGAAGCCCGGCGCGCTTTCGAGGATCGCCCCAAGGCCCCCGACAAGCCCGCCATCGAGCCTCCGCCGAAGAAGAAGGCGAGGCCCACGGGGCGCAAGCCGATCCCCGGCCACCTCGAAGCCGAAGAGCACGAGCTCCGCCCCGATGCGTGCGGCGAGTGCGGCGGCGCTGCCCTGGACGTTGTCGACGAGCTCGTCGAGGAGAAGCTCCACGTCGTCAAGGAGCACCAGCGCCGGCGCGTGGTTCGTCGCTACACGTGTCGCTGCCGCGCGTGTGGCGAGCGCACGACGCTGCGCTCTCTGCCTGCGCCCTACGAGCGCTCGAAGGTCACGTGCGAGTGGCTCGCGTGGCTCGTCTACCAGAAGTTCTGGCTACTCACTCCGCTCGACCGCATTCGGCGTGACCTCGCCGAGCGCGGCATTCCCGTCGCGATGAGCACGCTCGTGACTTTCATCGAGCGCGCTGCCGACCTGCTGTCGGGTGTCGACGGCTTGCACTGGAAGCAGCTGCTCGCCGGCTCCTGGATGGCCACCGACGGCACCGGGTTGAAGGTCATCATCAAGACTCCCCGCCGCGCACAACGGCTATGTGGAGCTCTATCGAAACCACGAGGTCGCGGTCTTCCAGTACGAGCCCGACAAGAGCGGCCAGGTCGTCGCCGCGAAGCTCAGGCCCTTCCGAGGCACCCTCACCGCCGATGCCGAGCATCGCTTCAATGA
- a CDS encoding IS110 family transposase has product MGKVTRYVGMDVHAETISVAIVEGRGVARSLGTIANRPEAIRRLIGKLGDASSLRVCYEAGPTGYVLYWQLTKLGVACEVVAPSLIPTKPGDRVKTDRRDAEKLARSYRSGDLTAVWVPNAEHEALRDLVRAREAAKKDELRGKHRLSKYLLRNGQRQAEGCRGPWTVTWWQWVRGLTLPYAAQNVTLLDYILAVDHEAQRLVRLESAINEAVLTAPTEMKAVIDALQALRGVAKITAITLATELGTFARFTCAPQVMSYTGLVPSEHSSGARDRRGAITKAGNAHLRRVLVEAAWHYRHRPKLNVRQKQLQGSLTPQVAAIAWKAQERLHRRFSRLTSRSKPAGKVVIAIARELVGFIWAIGVEAEKRKERSA; this is encoded by the coding sequence ATGGGCAAGGTTACACGATACGTCGGCATGGACGTCCACGCGGAAACGATTTCAGTAGCGATCGTCGAGGGTCGCGGTGTCGCGAGGTCTTTGGGGACCATCGCGAATCGGCCTGAGGCCATCCGCCGCCTCATCGGCAAGCTCGGCGACGCGAGCAGTCTCCGCGTTTGCTACGAGGCGGGCCCGACCGGGTACGTCTTGTACTGGCAGCTCACGAAGTTGGGCGTGGCATGCGAGGTGGTGGCGCCATCGTTGATCCCGACCAAGCCGGGCGACCGAGTCAAAACGGATCGACGCGACGCCGAAAAGCTCGCGCGTTCGTACCGCAGCGGAGATCTCACAGCGGTCTGGGTCCCCAATGCTGAGCACGAGGCGCTGCGGGACTTGGTTCGCGCTCGTGAGGCGGCGAAGAAGGACGAGCTGCGAGGGAAGCATCGGCTGAGCAAGTACCTGCTGCGGAACGGCCAGCGACAGGCAGAGGGCTGCCGCGGCCCGTGGACAGTGACGTGGTGGCAATGGGTTCGAGGGTTGACGCTGCCGTACGCTGCGCAGAACGTCACTCTGCTCGACTACATTCTAGCCGTCGACCACGAAGCCCAACGGCTCGTGCGTTTGGAAAGCGCAATCAACGAAGCTGTGCTGACTGCGCCGACGGAAATGAAGGCAGTCATCGACGCGCTCCAAGCGCTGCGCGGCGTTGCGAAGATCACCGCCATTACGCTTGCCACCGAGCTAGGGACGTTCGCCAGGTTCACGTGTGCCCCCCAGGTGATGAGCTACACCGGCCTGGTGCCCTCGGAGCACTCGAGTGGCGCTCGAGACCGTCGCGGTGCGATCACCAAGGCCGGCAACGCACATCTTCGCCGGGTCTTGGTCGAAGCGGCATGGCACTACAGGCATCGGCCCAAGCTGAACGTGCGCCAGAAGCAGCTTCAGGGGTCCCTCACGCCACAAGTCGCTGCCATCGCCTGGAAGGCTCAAGAGCGACTGCATCGACGATTTTCGCGACTGACCAGTAGGAGCAAGCCAGCCGGCAAGGTCGTCATCGCGATTGCCCGCGAGCTCGTCGGCTTCATCTGGGCCATCGGCGTCGAGGCCGAAAAGAGAAAGGAGCGCAGCGCCTAA
- a CDS encoding type II toxin-antitoxin system HicA family toxin, which translates to MKIRDVIQLLENDGWSQVRQRGSHRQYKHPTKPGLVTVAGKPSDDLAAGTLNSVLKQAGLR; encoded by the coding sequence ATGAAGATCCGCGACGTCATCCAACTTCTCGAGAACGATGGCTGGTCGCAGGTCCGGCAGCGCGGGTCCCACCGACAGTACAAGCACCCGACAAAGCCCGGGCTTGTCACCGTCGCTGGCAAGCCCAGCGATGACCTGGCTGCCGGAACCCTGAACAGCGTGCTAAAACAAGCTGGCCTCCGATGA
- a CDS encoding type II toxin-antitoxin system HicB family antitoxin, which yields MRYLIVVEQTETGFSAYSPDLPGCVAAGPTREDTEREMAEAVAFHIEGLQAEGLPLPSPHTSSTYVDVPA from the coding sequence ATGAGATACCTGATTGTCGTCGAGCAGACCGAGACTGGGTTCTCGGCGTATTCGCCAGATCTTCCCGGCTGCGTCGCCGCTGGCCCCACACGCGAAGACACCGAACGTGAGATGGCTGAAGCCGTGGCATTCCACATCGAGGGCCTGCAGGCTGAAGGCCTGCCCCTGCCTTCGCCACACACGTCTTCGACGTACGTTGACGTTCCCGCATAA